A region from the Tachyglossus aculeatus isolate mTacAcu1 chromosome X2, mTacAcu1.pri, whole genome shotgun sequence genome encodes:
- the EDN1 gene encoding endothelin-1 isoform X2 has product MDYFQMIFSLLFVAFQGALETAVLGADLSTEAAIGVELHHPPAPWRPRRSKRCSCSSLLDKECVYFCHLDIIWINTPEHTVPYGLGGPSRSKRALQDSFPLKQSDGNNRCQCANQKDKKCRDFCQTGKELWAQNTLEQGRKQLKKGEQCTDLGLKCVYWQLVNRRKMRRLEAIGNRIKAAFNVAKLKVELHMAKTVTHNRAHEKRNIWESLKTTS; this is encoded by the exons ATGGATTATTTCCAGATGATTTTTTCTCTGCTGTTTGTGGCTTTCCAAGGCGCTCTGGAGACAG CAGTTTTGGGCGCTGATTTGAGCACTGAAGCTGCGATTGGGGTTGAGCTgcatcatccccctgccccctggcgGCCCCGCCGATCCAAAcgttgctcctgctcctccttgttGGATAAAGAATGCGTTTATTTCTGCCACCTGGACATCATCTGGATCAACACACCCGA GCACACTGTTCCCTATGGGCTTGGAGGTCCTTCCAGATCCAAGCGTGCACTGCAAGATTCATTCCCTCTGAAGCAATCAGACGGCAACAATAGATGCCAGTGTGCCAACCAAAAAGACAAGAAGTGTCGGGACTTCTGCCAGACGGGAAAGGAACTCTG GGCCCAAAACACTCTGGAACAAGGTCGGAAACAACTTAAGAAAGGTGAACAATGTACAGACCTCGGGCTTAAGTGCGTGTACTGGCAGTTGGTGAACAGGAGAAAGATGAGAAG GTTGGAGGCCATCGGTAATCGCATCAAAGCGGCCTTTAACGTTGCAAAGCTGAAAGTGGAGCTGCACATGGCAAAGACGGTGACGCATAACCGGGCACATGAAAAACGGAACATCTGGGAAAGTCTGAAGACAACATCTTAG
- the EDN1 gene encoding endothelin-1 isoform X1: protein MLQSFNLGLFSVSVPEREEASFNLPFPLIGVLCPTVLNWTGHSVGVSHVTAVLGADLSTEAAIGVELHHPPAPWRPRRSKRCSCSSLLDKECVYFCHLDIIWINTPEHTVPYGLGGPSRSKRALQDSFPLKQSDGNNRCQCANQKDKKCRDFCQTGKELWAQNTLEQGRKQLKKGEQCTDLGLKCVYWQLVNRRKMRRLEAIGNRIKAAFNVAKLKVELHMAKTVTHNRAHEKRNIWESLKTTS from the exons ATGCTGCAGAGTTTTAATCTTGGCCTTTTCAGTGTCTCAGTCCCTGAAAGGGAAGAAGCTTCCTTCAATTTGCCTTTTCCTTTAATAGGTGTTCTCTGTCCAACAGTGCTGAACTGGACCGGACACTCAGTCGGAGTCTCCCATGTGACAG CAGTTTTGGGCGCTGATTTGAGCACTGAAGCTGCGATTGGGGTTGAGCTgcatcatccccctgccccctggcgGCCCCGCCGATCCAAAcgttgctcctgctcctccttgttGGATAAAGAATGCGTTTATTTCTGCCACCTGGACATCATCTGGATCAACACACCCGA GCACACTGTTCCCTATGGGCTTGGAGGTCCTTCCAGATCCAAGCGTGCACTGCAAGATTCATTCCCTCTGAAGCAATCAGACGGCAACAATAGATGCCAGTGTGCCAACCAAAAAGACAAGAAGTGTCGGGACTTCTGCCAGACGGGAAAGGAACTCTG GGCCCAAAACACTCTGGAACAAGGTCGGAAACAACTTAAGAAAGGTGAACAATGTACAGACCTCGGGCTTAAGTGCGTGTACTGGCAGTTGGTGAACAGGAGAAAGATGAGAAG GTTGGAGGCCATCGGTAATCGCATCAAAGCGGCCTTTAACGTTGCAAAGCTGAAAGTGGAGCTGCACATGGCAAAGACGGTGACGCATAACCGGGCACATGAAAAACGGAACATCTGGGAAAGTCTGAAGACAACATCTTAG
- the EDN1 gene encoding endothelin-1 isoform X3 encodes MDYFQMIFSLLFVAFQGALETVLGADLSTEAAIGVELHHPPAPWRPRRSKRCSCSSLLDKECVYFCHLDIIWINTPEHTVPYGLGGPSRSKRALQDSFPLKQSDGNNRCQCANQKDKKCRDFCQTGKELWAQNTLEQGRKQLKKGEQCTDLGLKCVYWQLVNRRKMRRLEAIGNRIKAAFNVAKLKVELHMAKTVTHNRAHEKRNIWESLKTTS; translated from the exons ATGGATTATTTCCAGATGATTTTTTCTCTGCTGTTTGTGGCTTTCCAAGGCGCTCTGGAGACAG TTTTGGGCGCTGATTTGAGCACTGAAGCTGCGATTGGGGTTGAGCTgcatcatccccctgccccctggcgGCCCCGCCGATCCAAAcgttgctcctgctcctccttgttGGATAAAGAATGCGTTTATTTCTGCCACCTGGACATCATCTGGATCAACACACCCGA GCACACTGTTCCCTATGGGCTTGGAGGTCCTTCCAGATCCAAGCGTGCACTGCAAGATTCATTCCCTCTGAAGCAATCAGACGGCAACAATAGATGCCAGTGTGCCAACCAAAAAGACAAGAAGTGTCGGGACTTCTGCCAGACGGGAAAGGAACTCTG GGCCCAAAACACTCTGGAACAAGGTCGGAAACAACTTAAGAAAGGTGAACAATGTACAGACCTCGGGCTTAAGTGCGTGTACTGGCAGTTGGTGAACAGGAGAAAGATGAGAAG GTTGGAGGCCATCGGTAATCGCATCAAAGCGGCCTTTAACGTTGCAAAGCTGAAAGTGGAGCTGCACATGGCAAAGACGGTGACGCATAACCGGGCACATGAAAAACGGAACATCTGGGAAAGTCTGAAGACAACATCTTAG